Part of the Nocardia farcinica genome, CGAACCGTCAACGACGCTTACGGGCGTGTTCGGTCACGGGCGGGGGCTGCCGAGGCGGCGATACCGCAGGTGACGGGTCCGGCGGCGCTCGTCGGCGGGCTGCGCGCGCAGCCGCGCCAGCTCGTCGGCGACGGCGGCGACCATGCGGCGGGCGAAGTCGACCGGTTCGTCGGCGGCGTCGGGACGCTCCGGCACGATCCGGTCCACCACGCCGTCCGCGCACAGGTCGGCGGCGCCGATGCGCTGGGCGTCGGCCAGCTCCGGGGCGTGCGCGGTGTCACGGTGGACGATGGCGCTGGCGCCCTCCGGCGGCAGCGGCGCCAGCCAGGCGTGGGTGGCGGCCAGCACCCGATCGGCGGGCAGCAGCGCCAGCGCGCCACCGCCGGTGCCCTGGCCGAGCAACACCGACACCGTCGGGGTGTCCAGGGTGACCAGGTCGGAGATGCACCGGGCGATCTCCGGCGCCAGGCCCCGCTCCTCGGCCTCCTTCGACAGCGCGGCACCCACCGTGTCGATCACCGACACCAGCGGCAACCGCAGCTCCTGCGCCAGCGCCATCCCGCGCCGCGCCTCCCGCAGCGCCGCCGGGCCCATCGTCTGCTCGCCGCGCTGGCCCGCGCGATCGTGACCGAAGACCACGCACGGCTGGCCACGGAACCGGGCCAGCGCCAGCAGGGTGGTCCGATCCGACTCGCCCTGACCGGTGCCGCTGAGCGGAACCCGTTGGGTGACATGGCGAAGCAGCTCGCGCACACCGGGACGATCGGGGCGTCGGGAGATCAACACCGACTGCCAGGTGGGAGAACCGGCGGTGGCTGCTTCCGGCCCCGGAGTGCCGGCCGAATCGCCGTCCGCCGTGGCCTGCTCGGCGGCGGTCGGCGGACCGACCACCGGCGGCGGGGCGGGCTGATCCGGTAGGACGACGCCGCTGCACACGCTGAGCGCGCGGTGGGCGATGCGCCGGAAGACGCGGACCGGCAGGACACCGTCGATGACGCCGTGCCGGTACAGGTTCTCCGCGGTCTGCACGCCCTCGGGAAAGTCCTTGCCGTACAACGCCTGATACACCCGCGGACCGAGGAAGCCGATCATCGCGCCCGGCTCGGCGAAGGTCATGTGCCCGAGCGAGCCCCACGAGGCGAACACGCCACCCATCGTCGGATTGCGCAGATACACCAGGTACGGATGCCCGGCGGCCTTGTGCGCGGCGACCGCGCCCGCGATCTTGACCATCTGCACGAAGGCGATGGTGCCCTCCTGCATGCGGGTGCCGCCGGAGGTCGGCGACGCGAGCAGCGGCAACCCGAGCTCGGTGGCGCGCTCGACCGCGGCGACGATCCGCTCGGCGGCGGCCACCCCGATCGAACCGGCGAGAAAGCCGAACTCGCAGGCGATCACGGCCACCCGGCGCCCGCGCAGCAACCCCTCACCGGTGAGCACCGCCTCGTCGGTACCCGCCGCGTCCGCCGCCGCGCGCAGCTCGTCGCGATAGCGCGGGGACGCGGCCACCGTCACCGGTGGCCGGTCCCAGCTCACGAACGACTCCGCGTCGAGCAGCTGCCCGACCAACTCCCGCGCCGAGATCCGCATGGCGCGAGCGTATCCGGCCGGTCTCAGTAGCCCTGCATCACCTTGCGCAGCGCGTACTCGGTCAGCGACACCAGCGCCTGCTTGGCGGGCTCCCGGCGCCGCGCGTCGATCGACAGGATCGGCACGTCGGCGGAGACCGCCAGCGCCTGCCGGATGTCCTCGATCGGGTAGCGCGGGGCGTCGTCGAACTCGTTGAGCGCCACCAGGAACGGCAGGTTGCGGGCTTCGAAGTAGTCGACGGCCGCGAAGCTGTCCTCCAGTCGGCGGGTGTCGACGAGCACCACGGCGCCGATGGCGCCGCGGATCAGGTCGTCCCACATGAACCAGAATCGGTACTGACCTGGGGTACCGAACAGGTACAGCACCAGGTCGTCCGCGAGGCTGATCCGGCCGAAGTCCATCGCCACCGTGGTGGTCGACTTCATCGGGATGCCGGTCAGGTTGTCGATGCCGGCACTGGCGTTGGTGACCAGTGCTTCGGTGCGCAGCGGAACGATCTCCGAGACAGCACCGACCAACGTGGTCTTACCGACACCGAAGCCGCCGGCGACCACGATCTTGGCCGACGTCGGCTTGCTGGTGCGGGTATCGACCTGCGCCGTCGAATCAAATACGCCGGAGTCCACTGAGAACCCTTTCGATCAACTCGCGACGTTCATCGTCGCTGGAATCCTCTTTCAATGTCGCCGAAACGCGCACGTGCCCGGCATCGATCAGGTCGGCGACGAGTACACGCGCCACCCCGATCGGTATCCCGAGCCGTGCCGCCACTTCCGCGACGGACGGCGATTCTCTGCACAACTCCACGATCGACGTCTCGATGTTGGTCAGCTCGAACTGCCGCTCCAACGCGACCGGCTGTGATGCGACGAGGGCCTCGAGCGCCAACTCCACCTTGGGCCTGGTGCGACCCGCGGTCAGTGAGTACGGGCGCACGAGGCTCGGCTCGGCACTCCCTACGCGGTGATCTTCTATGTCCATCCGACCATCAGGAACCCATCGTGACGCGTGGCGTGGCCTGGACCGTCTGGCCAACCCGCTCGACCAACAGCGCCATTTCGTAGCCGACCTGTCCGATGTCGCAGGACGTGTTGGTCAGCACCGCGAGGTAGGAGCCGTCGCCCACCGCCATCAGCAGCAGGTAACCGTGCTCCATCTCGACCACCGACTGCAGGACGGTGCCGCCCTCGAACAGGTTCGAGACACCGACGGAGAGGCTGGCCAGACCGGCGGTGACCGCCGAGAGTTGTTCGGCACGATCGACGGGCAGCTGGGCGCTCGCGGCCATCAACAGGCCGTCAGCCGAGACCAGGACGGCATGAGCTACGCCAGGAACCTCGTTGGCGAAGTTCGAAACCAGCCAATCCAGCTGACGGTTCGTACCACCTAGATCGGGGTTCATCGGTCTCCTTTGTCTCCGGTTAGGTTCATTGCTCTCATTGCGCGGCCATCCCGGACGCCCTTCTGGTGACGACTCAAGCTGGACCTGATCGATTCCGGATCACGGCGAGGTGCCCGATCCGCGGCGCCGCTCACGGCGCCGGGGACTAGCCTCCCGCCCGGATCGCGTTGCGGCAAGCCCGCAGCGGTCTTTTTCTCGGCTTGGGCCTCACTCGCGCGCCGCGCCGCCTGCCAGCCTTCGTCACCGGGGGACTCGAAGGAGGCCGCGACCTGGGACCGGTCCGGGTTCGGATCGGCCAGCCACGCCGACATCATCTCGGCGAAGATCGGGCTGTCCATCGACGACCCCGGCTCGACCGCGGGCTGCAACCGGGTCTGGAAGAACGACGCGGTCTTGGCGGGGTTGGACTTGTAGCTGTGCTTGCCGGGATCGCGCGCGGGGGCGGATTCGGACGCACCGTCACCGGCCTCGGTGCCGGAATCGCGCTGTGCGAGACCCACTCCGGGCGGCACCTCGCCGAGCGGCTGATGCCGCGCACCCGGATCACGTTGCGGCAGACCGGTACCGGGCGCGGGACGGCTCGGTTCGGGCGCGCGCTGCGGGAGCCCGTTGGCGCCGCTCTCGCGCTCGGGTAGGCCGCTGTCCCGCTGGGGTAGACCGCCACGCTGCGGGAGCCCGTTGGCGCCCCGCTGGGGCAGACCGGTCGAGTTCGGCCCGCCCTCGCCCGCGGCCGGAGCACCGGGCGCGCGCTGCGGCAGGCCGGTGGCACCGTTGTCCCGCGGCGGCAGACCGGTGGCGCCACCCTCGCGTTGCGGCAGGCCGGGCGCGCCGCCGTCACGCGGGGCCAGACCGGCGGCCCCCTCCTCGCGCTGCGGGAGACCACCCGGCGCGGCACCGCGCTGCGGCAGGCCGTTCGGGCCCGCTTCACGCTGCGGCAGACCGGAGGGGCCGCCGTCGCGCGGCGGGAGACCGCCCGCCGGGGCACCGCGCTGCGGCAAGCCGTTCGGACCCGCCTCACGCTGCGGCAGACCGGAGGGGCCGCCCTCACGCGGCGGGAGACCCGCGGCCCCGCCCTCGCGGTGCATGCCGGTAGCGCCCGGCTCCCGCTGCGGCAGGCCCGGGGTGGCACCCGGCTGACGCTGCGGCAGGCCGTTGCCGCCCGGACGCGCCGGACCGGATTCCCGCTGGGGCAGACCGGTGGCGGCGGACCCGCGGGCGGCGTCGGGCTCCGGGGCGCCGTTGGCGCCGGGCTCGCGGTGCGGCAGGCCACCCGCGGTGGGCGCGGGCGCACCGTTACCGCCCGGCTGACGCTGCGGCAGGCCGCCCGCCTCGGGCTGCGGCGCACCGCTGGCACCCGGCTGACGCTGCGGCAGGCCACCGCCCGCGCCGGGCTGCGGCACCCCGTTGGCGCCGGGCTCACGCTGCGGCAGACCGCCGGGTGTGGTGCCCGCGGGGCCGGCCGTGCCGGGCGTCGCGGGCGGCGTGACGGACGGCCGTGCCGTGCCGGGCGTCGCGGGCGGCGTGACCGATGGCCGTTGCGCGGCGGCCGGACCGCCGGTGGCGAGATTGCGCTTGGGCAGGCTGGCGGCGGCGAGCTTGCCGCGCTGCGGCCCGTTCGCCTGGGCCGCGGCGCTCGACTCGCGCAGGCTCGCCGAACCCTCCTGGCGCAGCCCGCCCGCCATCGCCGAACCCGGCTGACGCTGCGGCAGGCCGCCGGGGCCGGTGGGCGCGGGTGCGGGCGGAGTGAGCGGACCGGAGCCGGTCTGGATGGGACCGCTGACACCCGGGTCGACGGTGACCATCATGTTGCCCGCCGACGTGCGGGTGATCGCGCGCGTCTGCATGGACGGGGTCGGATGCTGCGGGTTCGGCTGCACCGGCGCGGCCTTGACGACCGCCTGCGGACCGGAGGCCTGGCCGGCGGGCACGATCAGGCCGACCGGGACGTGCACGGTCACCGTGACACCCGGATCGCGCGCGGTGTCGAAGGTCGGGCGCAGCCGCACGGTCAGACCGTGCCGCTCGGCCAGCCGGCCGACGACGAACAGGCCCATGTGGCGGGCGGTGTCCGGACCGGGCTCGGCGGTCTGCTCGAGCTTGCGGTTGATCTCGGCCATCTCCGCGGGCGGCATGCCGATGCCCCGGTCGGCGACCTCGATGAGCAGACCCTGGTCGTGCGCCTGCGCGAAGGTGAACTTCACGTCCGTCTCGGGCGGCGAGGCGCGCAGCGCGTTGTCCAGCAGCTCGGCGAACAGGTGGGCCAGGTCGGAGGCCGCTGGCTCCTTGAGCGCACCGCGCGGGGTGGCGCCCAGCTTGACGCGCTCGTAGTCCTCGACCTCGGAGATGGCCGCGCGCAGCACGTCGCCGATCTCGACCGGCGCCGACTTGGCGCGGCGCTGTTTGGTGCCCGCCAGGATGAGCAGGTTGTCGCCGTTGCGGCGCATGCGGGCGGCGAGGTGGTCCAGCCGGAAGAGGTTCTCCAGCAGGCGGGGGTCCTTCTCGTCGTACTCCATCGCCTCGATGAGGCTGAGCTGATGGTCGACCAGCGACTTGGAGCGGCGCGCCAGCGTCTCGAACATGTCGTTGACCTGGGAGCGCATCTGCGCCTGATCGGAGGCCAGGCGCAGCGCCTGGCCGTGGATGTCGTCGATGGCGCGGGCCAGCTGGCCGATCTCCTCGGTGCTGCGGATCGGCATCGGCTCCAGCGGCACGTCCTCCGGGGAGGCGCCGTTGCGCAGCTGCGCGACCTCGTGCGGCAGGTCGCTCTCGGCGACGCGCAGGGCGGCCAGGCGCAGCCGGTGCAGCGGCACGATCATCGAGCGCGCCACGAACACGGCAAGCAGCAGCGCGGCCAGGATGGTCGCGATGACGACGGCGGTGTAGGTCCAGGCGTCGCGGTTGGCCCGGCCCGCCAGGTTGTCCATCGCGCTGTCGATGTCCTTGGTGGCCTTGGCGACCACGCGTTCGTAGACGTCGACGCTGGTGGTGAGGGAGTTCTTCAGCTCGCCGAGCGGCAGCCTGCCCGCCTGGGCCTCGGGGCTGTTGATGAGCGAGAGCCGGGTGTCCACGCCGGCGCGCAGGTCGGCGATGGCGGAGTCACCGTCGGGGAAGCGGTGCGCGAGGACGTTGAGCAACTGACGCTCGGTTTCCGAGGCGGTGGTGAAGGTCTGCACACCGGCCTTGAAGTCGTGCAGCACCTCGTTGAAGGCGGCCAGCTCGGCGACCAGCGTGGCGCGGGTGTTGAGCGAGTCGACCAGGCGCAGCTTGGCCGCGTCCATGGCCGGGTCGCTGACCTGCGACACCGTGCTCTCGACGATGCTGACGCTCTCGTTGCGGATCCGGTCGATCCCGCCCAGTGCGTCGGTGGGCTGCGCCGCGGCCTTACCCCTGGCCAGGATGGCCCTGGCCTCGGTGATCATGGTCTCCAGCGACGCCTCGGCCTTGCTGTGCCCGCGCAGCTTGGCGCCGGCGTCCTGGGCCGTGGTGATGGCCTGGTCGAGCTGGCTGAGGTCCTGGTCGGTCACCACCGACGCGCCCGGCATCAGCGACACCATCTGCGAACCGGCGACGGTGGCCGCGGCCGCGCTCAGGCCGGTGACAGCCGGAATGGCCTCGATGTTCTCGGCCACGCCCTCGAGGCGGTTGGCCTCGGTGAACTCCGAGGTGATCCTCGACACGCCGAGACCCACCGCGACAGCCAGCGGCACGGCGAGAACGGCCGTAACCTTCCAGCGCAGGTCCCAATTGCCGAGCGCCCAGCGCTTCTTGCCGGACCTTGCGGCGTCACGCATCTCCCACTCACTTTCCAAACTGGCCCCATCCACGCGCCATCAGCGAACCTCCACAATCGCACTGGCTCGACGGGTGGAGCTGGCCGAGAACTGCGGCTGGCCGAGAAATTGCGTCTACGACGGCCGAAATAAGTGACATCAGATTCTAACGGATCAATAACAGCTTGGGCGACATCAGGTAGCGCCACGGGACTTGACCTGCCCGTTCCGGGCAAAACCAAAGGTCGCGGCGCCCACCCGGGCGTCGCGTGAAGTCTGCCACAATCACACAGATCTATCGAGGCGGGATCGAAGCGAGGGCTAGGGAGTCACGGGAGTTGAACGCGAAGCACGAGTACCGACCGGTCTATCAGACCAGCTTGGTCGACCCCGCCGAGTTCTGGACCACCGCGGCCGAGGCCATCGACTGGGACGTCCCGCCCACCCAGATCGTCGATCCCGCGGCCAAGCCCGCGGCCCGCTGGTTCCCCGACGCCCAGCTCAACACCTCGGTCAACGCCCTCGACCGTCACCTCGCCGAGCGCGCCGATCAACCCGCCCTGATCTACGACTCCGCCATGACCGGCGCCAAGGGCGTCTACACCTACGCCCAGCTGCTCGACGAGGTCGCCACCTTCGCGGGCGCCATGCAGCGGCTCGGGGTGGCACGCGGCGACCGGGTGGTGATCTACCTGCCGATGATCCCCGAGGCGGTGATCGCCATGCTGGCCTGCGCCCGCATCGGCGCGGTGCATTCGGTGGTGTTCGGCGGCTTCGCCGCGCCCGAGCTCGCGGCCCGCATCGACGACGCCGAACCGGTGCTGATCGTCACCGCCGCGGGCGGCCTGGAACCCAACCGCAAGATCGAGTACCCGCCGATCGTGGCGCGCGCGCTCGGGCTCGCGCAGACCGCCGCGCCGCGCCACGTCATCGTCAAGCAGCGCCCGGTCCACTTCTCCCCCGACTTCCCGCCCGCCGAGACCGCGGCGCAGTGGCTGGACTGGGACGACGCCGTGCGCGACGCGCCGAAGGCCGAGCCGGTGCCGGTGGCGGCGACCGATCCGCTCTACATCCTCTACACCTCCGGCACCACCGGGAAGCCGAAGGGCGTGGTCCGCGACAACGGCGGGCACGCGGTGGCGCTGGCCTGGTCGATGCGCAACATCTACGACGTGGGCCCGGGCCAGGTGATGTGGGCCGCCTCCGACGTCGGCTGGGTCGTCGGGCACTCCTACATCGTCTACGCGCCACTGCTGGTCGGCGCGACCACGCTGCTCTACGAGGGCAAGCCGGTGGGCACCCCGGACGCGGGCGCGTTCTGGCGGATCGTCGCCGAATACCGGGTGCGGGTGCTGTTCACCGCGCCGACCGCGCTGCGCGCCATCCGCAAGGCCGACGGCGAGGCCAAGCTGGCCCGCAACCACGACCTGTCCTCGCTGCGCGCGCTGTTCTGCGCGGGCGAACGCCTCGACCCGGCCACCTACGAGTGGGCGCGCGGCACGCTGCTGGCCGAGCGGCCGGACTGCCCCGTGGTGGACCACTGGTGGCAGACCGAGACCGGCTGGCCGATCTGCGCGAATCTGCTCGGGTTGCAGGAACTGCCGGTCAAGCCGGGGTCCGCGTCGGTGCCGGTGCCGGGCTACCGGCTGCGCGTCCTCGACGCCGAGGGCAATCCGGTGCCCGCGGGCACCGAGGGCAACATCGTCATCGGACTGCCGATGCCACCGGGCACCCTCACCGGGCTCTGGCACGACGACACCCGGTTCGCCCGCTCCTACATGTCGGCCTTCCCTGGGCACTACGCCACCGGTGACTCCGGCTATTTCGACGAGGACGGCTACCTGTTCGTGCTCGGCCGCAGCGACGACGTGATCAACATGGCCGGGCACCGGCTCTCGGCGGGCAGCATCGAGGCCGCGATCTCCGGGCACGCGGCGGTGGCCGAATGCGCGGTGATCGGCCTGCCCGACGAGCTGAAGGGGCAGAAGCCCATCGCCTACGTGGTGCTCAAGGAAGGTGTGGAGGTCGATCCGGCCACCCTGCGCGACGAGCTGATCGCGCGGGTGCGCGATCAGGTCGGCGCGATCGCCGCCCTGCACGACGCGGTGATCGTGGCCGGGCTGCCCAAGACCCGCTCGGGCAAGATCCTGCGCAAGACGATCCGGCAGATCAGCGCGGGCGAGCAGGTGGAGGTGCCCTCGACCATCGAGGACCCGGCGGTGCTCGCGGCGCTGGAGGACCAGATCCTCACCACCAGGGCCGATGCCGCCGAGGCGGCGGGCGAGGCGCCCGACACCGACGGCGCGCTCGGCGCGTCCGATCCGGCGGCCCGGCCCTGAGCCGGCCCGACGCCTCCGCAGCGTCGACCGCGCCTCCTCAGAGTTTCCTCACCGAACCCTTATCGGACTGCCAAAGACCGCCCATAGCGTCGGGGTCGCTTCACAGAAACACCCCGAAAGATCTGGAGGCACCATCCGATGAATCGTTTCCGCACCCGTACCCGCCTGGCCGCGCTCACCGCGGGCGCCGCCGCGAGCGCCGCGGTGCTGCTCGGCACCGGCGTGGCCGCGGCAGGCCCGCTGGAGTCGGCCGAGCCGCTGCTGAGCACCGACTGCACCTTCGCCCAGGTCGACGCGGCCCTGCACGCCGAGGCGCCGGAACTGGCGGCCATGCTCGACGCCTATCCCGCGCAGAAGGCCGAACTGCAGCGGCGCTTCGACCAGCCGGTCGAGCAGCGCCGGGCCGACTTCCAGATGCTGATCGAGCAGAACCCGGACCTGGCGGCGCAGGCGGAGAGCGATCCGCGGGCCGCCCAGCTGAGCCAGGCACTCGCCGCGGTCGCGGCGACCTGTCACAACTACTGATCGTCGGGTCGCCGGGGTGAACGTGGCTCCGGCGGCAGAATGGGTGGGGTGAGCACCTCCCCCACCCCGACCGTCCTCGTCGTCGACGACGACGAGGACGTGCTCGCCTCGGTCGAACGCGGGCTGCGCCTGTCCGGCTTCCACGTGCTGGTCGCACGGGACGGCGCGGCCGCGTTGCGCAGCGTCAACGCCGACTGCCCCGACGCCGTCGTGCTGGACATGAACATGCCGGTGCTCGACGGCGCCGGGGTGGTCACGGCGTTGCGGGCCCTCGGCAACGACGTCCCGATCTGCGTGCTCAGCGCCCGCGCCTCGGTCGACGACCGCATCTCCGGCCTGGAATCCGGCGCCGACGACTACCTGGTGAAGCCGTTCGTGCTCGCCGAACTGGTGGCCCGGATCAAGGCGCTGCTCCGCCGCCGCACCGACGCGCCCGCCGCGGCCGCCACCCCCGGCGCGATCACGGTCGGTCCGCTCGAGGTCGACGAGGCGGGCTACCGGGCGCTGCTGCACGGCCGGGAGATCGAGCTGACCAAGCGGGAATTCGAGTTGCTGTCCACGCTCGCGCGCAACGCGGGCGTGGTGTTGAGCCGGGAACGGCTGCTGGAGCTGGTGTGGGGCTACGACTTCGCCGCCGACACGAACGTGGTGGACGTGTTCGTGGGCTACCTGCGCCGCAAGCTGGAGGCCGACGGCACGCCCCGGCTGCTGCACACCATCCGTGGCGTCGGGTTCGTGCTGCGGGCACCGAAATGAGCGCGCCGCGCCCGAAAGCCCGACGGCGGCGGACGTTCTCGCTGCGCACCCGGGTGGCGGGCGCGGCGGCCGCGGGCGCGGTCATCATCGT contains:
- a CDS encoding carboxyl transferase domain-containing protein; this encodes MRISARELVGQLLDAESFVSWDRPPVTVAASPRYRDELRAAADAAGTDEAVLTGEGLLRGRRVAVIACEFGFLAGSIGVAAAERIVAAVERATELGLPLLASPTSGGTRMQEGTIAFVQMVKIAGAVAAHKAAGHPYLVYLRNPTMGGVFASWGSLGHMTFAEPGAMIGFLGPRVYQALYGKDFPEGVQTAENLYRHGVIDGVLPVRVFRRIAHRALSVCSGVVLPDQPAPPPVVGPPTAAEQATADGDSAGTPGPEAATAGSPTWQSVLISRRPDRPGVRELLRHVTQRVPLSGTGQGESDRTTLLALARFRGQPCVVFGHDRAGQRGEQTMGPAALREARRGMALAQELRLPLVSVIDTVGAALSKEAEERGLAPEIARCISDLVTLDTPTVSVLLGQGTGGGALALLPADRVLAATHAWLAPLPPEGASAIVHRDTAHAPELADAQRIGAADLCADGVVDRIVPERPDAADEPVDFARRMVAAVADELARLRAQPADERRRTRHLRYRRLGSPRP
- a CDS encoding GTP-binding protein, which encodes MDSGVFDSTAQVDTRTSKPTSAKIVVAGGFGVGKTTLVGAVSEIVPLRTEALVTNASAGIDNLTGIPMKSTTTVAMDFGRISLADDLVLYLFGTPGQYRFWFMWDDLIRGAIGAVVLVDTRRLEDSFAAVDYFEARNLPFLVALNEFDDAPRYPIEDIRQALAVSADVPILSIDARRREPAKQALVSLTEYALRKVMQGY
- a CDS encoding DUF742 domain-containing protein, which codes for MDIEDHRVGSAEPSLVRPYSLTAGRTRPKVELALEALVASQPVALERQFELTNIETSIVELCRESPSVAEVAARLGIPIGVARVLVADLIDAGHVRVSATLKEDSSDDERRELIERVLSGLRRI
- a CDS encoding roadblock/LC7 domain-containing protein — translated: MNPDLGGTNRQLDWLVSNFANEVPGVAHAVLVSADGLLMAASAQLPVDRAEQLSAVTAGLASLSVGVSNLFEGGTVLQSVVEMEHGYLLLMAVGDGSYLAVLTNTSCDIGQVGYEMALLVERVGQTVQATPRVTMGS
- a CDS encoding ATP-binding protein, whose amino-acid sequence is MRDAARSGKKRWALGNWDLRWKVTAVLAVPLAVAVGLGVSRITSEFTEANRLEGVAENIEAIPAVTGLSAAAATVAGSQMVSLMPGASVVTDQDLSQLDQAITTAQDAGAKLRGHSKAEASLETMITEARAILARGKAAAQPTDALGGIDRIRNESVSIVESTVSQVSDPAMDAAKLRLVDSLNTRATLVAELAAFNEVLHDFKAGVQTFTTASETERQLLNVLAHRFPDGDSAIADLRAGVDTRLSLINSPEAQAGRLPLGELKNSLTTSVDVYERVVAKATKDIDSAMDNLAGRANRDAWTYTAVVIATILAALLLAVFVARSMIVPLHRLRLAALRVAESDLPHEVAQLRNGASPEDVPLEPMPIRSTEEIGQLARAIDDIHGQALRLASDQAQMRSQVNDMFETLARRSKSLVDHQLSLIEAMEYDEKDPRLLENLFRLDHLAARMRRNGDNLLILAGTKQRRAKSAPVEIGDVLRAAISEVEDYERVKLGATPRGALKEPAASDLAHLFAELLDNALRASPPETDVKFTFAQAHDQGLLIEVADRGIGMPPAEMAEINRKLEQTAEPGPDTARHMGLFVVGRLAERHGLTVRLRPTFDTARDPGVTVTVHVPVGLIVPAGQASGPQAVVKAAPVQPNPQHPTPSMQTRAITRTSAGNMMVTVDPGVSGPIQTGSGPLTPPAPAPTGPGGLPQRQPGSAMAGGLRQEGSASLRESSAAAQANGPQRGKLAAASLPKRNLATGGPAAAQRPSVTPPATPGTARPSVTPPATPGTAGPAGTTPGGLPQREPGANGVPQPGAGGGLPQRQPGASGAPQPEAGGLPQRQPGGNGAPAPTAGGLPHREPGANGAPEPDAARGSAATGLPQRESGPARPGGNGLPQRQPGATPGLPQREPGATGMHREGGAAGLPPREGGPSGLPQREAGPNGLPQRGAPAGGLPPRDGGPSGLPQREAGPNGLPQRGAAPGGLPQREEGAAGLAPRDGGAPGLPQREGGATGLPPRDNGATGLPQRAPGAPAAGEGGPNSTGLPQRGANGLPQRGGLPQRDSGLPERESGANGLPQRAPEPSRPAPGTGLPQRDPGARHQPLGEVPPGVGLAQRDSGTEAGDGASESAPARDPGKHSYKSNPAKTASFFQTRLQPAVEPGSSMDSPIFAEMMSAWLADPNPDRSQVAASFESPGDEGWQAARRASEAQAEKKTAAGLPQRDPGGRLVPGAVSGAADRAPRRDPESIRSSLSRHQKGVRDGRAMRAMNLTGDKGDR
- a CDS encoding AMP-binding protein, producing the protein MNAKHEYRPVYQTSLVDPAEFWTTAAEAIDWDVPPTQIVDPAAKPAARWFPDAQLNTSVNALDRHLAERADQPALIYDSAMTGAKGVYTYAQLLDEVATFAGAMQRLGVARGDRVVIYLPMIPEAVIAMLACARIGAVHSVVFGGFAAPELAARIDDAEPVLIVTAAGGLEPNRKIEYPPIVARALGLAQTAAPRHVIVKQRPVHFSPDFPPAETAAQWLDWDDAVRDAPKAEPVPVAATDPLYILYTSGTTGKPKGVVRDNGGHAVALAWSMRNIYDVGPGQVMWAASDVGWVVGHSYIVYAPLLVGATTLLYEGKPVGTPDAGAFWRIVAEYRVRVLFTAPTALRAIRKADGEAKLARNHDLSSLRALFCAGERLDPATYEWARGTLLAERPDCPVVDHWWQTETGWPICANLLGLQELPVKPGSASVPVPGYRLRVLDAEGNPVPAGTEGNIVIGLPMPPGTLTGLWHDDTRFARSYMSAFPGHYATGDSGYFDEDGYLFVLGRSDDVINMAGHRLSAGSIEAAISGHAAVAECAVIGLPDELKGQKPIAYVVLKEGVEVDPATLRDELIARVRDQVGAIAALHDAVIVAGLPKTRSGKILRKTIRQISAGEQVEVPSTIEDPAVLAALEDQILTTRADAAEAAGEAPDTDGALGASDPAARP
- a CDS encoding hemophore-related protein, with amino-acid sequence MNRFRTRTRLAALTAGAAASAAVLLGTGVAAAGPLESAEPLLSTDCTFAQVDAALHAEAPELAAMLDAYPAQKAELQRRFDQPVEQRRADFQMLIEQNPDLAAQAESDPRAAQLSQALAAVAATCHNY
- a CDS encoding response regulator transcription factor, with product MGGVSTSPTPTVLVVDDDEDVLASVERGLRLSGFHVLVARDGAAALRSVNADCPDAVVLDMNMPVLDGAGVVTALRALGNDVPICVLSARASVDDRISGLESGADDYLVKPFVLAELVARIKALLRRRTDAPAAAATPGAITVGPLEVDEAGYRALLHGREIELTKREFELLSTLARNAGVVLSRERLLELVWGYDFAADTNVVDVFVGYLRRKLEADGTPRLLHTIRGVGFVLRAPK